A genomic region of Raphanus sativus cultivar WK10039 chromosome 6, ASM80110v3, whole genome shotgun sequence contains the following coding sequences:
- the LOC108820881 gene encoding glutathione S-transferase U25-like isoform X2, with translation MVDEVILLDYWPGMFGVRTRIALEEKNIKFDYREQDLCNKSALLLEMNPVHKKIPVLIHNGKPVCESLIQVEYIDETWPMEYPLLPSDPYQRAHARFWGDFIDKMVKKKNYKNRKLMWGAKGVEQELGKKEFIEMLKTVEFELGDKTYFGGETFGYVDIALIGFYGWFDAFEKYGNFSIEAECPTIIAWAKRCVKRDSVAKSLPDSEKVIELIPELKKKKRVE, from the exons AGAGGAGAAAAACATCAAATTCGATTACAGAGAACAAGATCTGTGTAATAAAAGTGCCTTGCTCCTCGAGATGAACCCGGTTCATAAGAAAATACCGGTTCTCATTCACAATGGTAAACCGGTATGTGAATCTCTCATCCAGGTCGAGTACATTGACGAGACTTGGCCAATGGAGTACCCGCTCCTTCCTTCTGATCCTTACCAAAGAGCTCATGCCAGGTTTTGGGGAGATTTCATCGacaaaatggtaaaaaaaaaaaattataaaaatcgAAAG TTGATGTGGGGAGCGAAAGGTGTGGAGCAAGAGTTGGGGAAGAAGGAGTTCATAGAGATGCTAAAGACGGTAGAGTTCGAGCTTGGAGACAAGACTTACTTTGGAGGCGAAACATTTGGTTATGTGGACATAGCCCTGATTGGATTCTACGGCTGGTTCGATGCTTTTGAGAAGTATGGTAACTTTAGCATTGAAGCAGAGTGCCCTACAATTATTGCTTGGGCTAAAAGGTGTGTGAAGAGAGACAGTGTGGCTAAGTCACTTCCTGATTCAGAGAAGGTTATTGAGCTCATTCCTGagctaaagaagaaaaaacggGTCGAGTAG
- the LOC108820881 gene encoding glutathione S-transferase U25-like isoform X1 — MVDEVILLDYWPGMFGVRTRIALEEKNIKFDYREQDLCNKSALLLEMNPVHKKIPVLIHNGKPVCESLIQVEYIDETWPMEYPLLPSDPYQRAHARFWGDFIDKMLPGLGKLMWGAKGVEQELGKKEFIEMLKTVEFELGDKTYFGGETFGYVDIALIGFYGWFDAFEKYGNFSIEAECPTIIAWAKRCVKRDSVAKSLPDSEKVIELIPELKKKKRVE, encoded by the exons AGAGGAGAAAAACATCAAATTCGATTACAGAGAACAAGATCTGTGTAATAAAAGTGCCTTGCTCCTCGAGATGAACCCGGTTCATAAGAAAATACCGGTTCTCATTCACAATGGTAAACCGGTATGTGAATCTCTCATCCAGGTCGAGTACATTGACGAGACTTGGCCAATGGAGTACCCGCTCCTTCCTTCTGATCCTTACCAAAGAGCTCATGCCAGGTTTTGGGGAGATTTCATCGacaaaatg CTGCCTGGTCTAGGGAAGTTGATGTGGGGAGCGAAAGGTGTGGAGCAAGAGTTGGGGAAGAAGGAGTTCATAGAGATGCTAAAGACGGTAGAGTTCGAGCTTGGAGACAAGACTTACTTTGGAGGCGAAACATTTGGTTATGTGGACATAGCCCTGATTGGATTCTACGGCTGGTTCGATGCTTTTGAGAAGTATGGTAACTTTAGCATTGAAGCAGAGTGCCCTACAATTATTGCTTGGGCTAAAAGGTGTGTGAAGAGAGACAGTGTGGCTAAGTCACTTCCTGATTCAGAGAAGGTTATTGAGCTCATTCCTGagctaaagaagaaaaaacggGTCGAGTAG